The Dreissena polymorpha isolate Duluth1 chromosome 10, UMN_Dpol_1.0, whole genome shotgun sequence genome includes a region encoding these proteins:
- the LOC127848048 gene encoding uncharacterized protein LOC127848048, which translates to MSHYNLRSRLSDTLPPQLTPPTSPPDESTVPEQPFQPSTTISKQDTPKSSSRRLPHLATLQQTGNDRRETSIPHRLRTQEAHTTIHHSYKYSVYFIIVFLDLYFH; encoded by the exons ATGTCTCACTACAATTTACGTTCTCGCCTATCAGACACTCTACCGCCACAGTTGACGCCGCCAACATCCCCACCTGACGAGTCGACAGTTCCGGAGCAACCATTTCAACCATCAACTACCATATCAAAACAAGACACTCCAAAATCATCAA GCAGACGCCTTCCGCACCTGGCCACTCTCCAGCAGACGGGGAACGACCGGCGAGAAACTTCCATACCGCACAGACTTCGGACCCAAGAG GCGCACACGACAATAcatcattcatataaatatagtgtgtatttcataattgtgttcttagatttgtattttcattga